Proteins encoded by one window of Cloeon dipterum chromosome 2, ieCloDipt1.1, whole genome shotgun sequence:
- the LOC135936796 gene encoding uncharacterized protein LOC135936796: MWNSLFGKSSGEPIPTALEVTFQLNGKQVTVGSEIKEGTSLNTYIRDVAKLKGTKFMCNEGGCGACVVAATITHPITAEKQTLSVNSCLVPVFACHGWEIRTVEGIGNKRDGYHQAQANLAKFNGTQCGYCSPGMVMNMYSLLADGKTPTMAEVENSFGGNICRCTGYRSILDAFKALASDATPLMKQQCADIEDLNKICSKTGKICSGSCKKETFEEVKHKSVKVPAANWYKVASLDELFSVIGSLGATVYQLSAGNTAEGVYRHYNRKFDARIDVKDVPELRTISTSGGYTVGANVTLTEAIATFRTQANTAGFEYLAKLAEHLDLVANTPVRNVGTLAGNLMLKRDEPGFPSDIFVILEAVGATLNILSNPTTSENVNLIDFLGKEMAGKVIQNISFPTFDNNHHFRTFKVMPRKQNAHAYVSAGFCIHVSDTTNWTVDQQPRIVYCGINPDFHHATNTENYLMGKNLLDPATVQGAISTLAAELQPDNQLIDASPEFRKQVAQGVFYKFLLGLDPSRVAANKRSGADNLVRPLSSGKQDFETNPNVYPLNEPIPKLEAYAQTAGEAEYTNDIYERPGELHGAFVLTKQATGTIASIDASTALATEGVVAFFQASDVPGSNNFAPPSMFFPEVEEVFCSGKVEYAGQVVGLIVATSRTTAILGAGLVSVTYAKTEKPVLSVKDVTKVVNDRMKVVKKKDEQKEKDKVRKEIIVKAGIVFNGTFEIGSQYHMHMETQTCLVVPTEDGLDVYSATQWMDHVQQVIAEFLNIKESSINITVRRLGGAYGGKITRPALVAAACALAADKLGKPVRIVMSLGSNMEVFGKRFPYVNNYEVGVDNVTGKIAYINSTCQMDCGYTVNESPGYDVPKFFQNCYESTNFNMQVEAIKTDKATNAACRGPGTTEGVAFIEEIMEHVSRVLKMDPLQVRLNNMPQMDTPLPAMIEDLKTSADYDNRKANVQAFNAANRWKKRGMAIVPMQYRFPCAGNFSAMVSIYHGDGSVAISHGGIEMGQGMNTKVAQVAAHTLKIPLSKISVKPSNNVVANNGMVTGGSVGSENVSYAAMKSCQKLLERLDAVRQGMEGDPTWEQVVAEAYAQTVELNATHMFTPGQELSEYNIWGATIAEVEVDILTGERQVLRVDLIEDVGQSLSPWVDVGQIEGAFVMGMGYWLSEELKYDPDSGRLLNTRTWNYKVPGAKDIPADFRINFRKNAANPNGLYNSKATGEPALNMTIVCYFALRDALDSARKDAGSTEDYYEIKLPATVETIAVSSLTDPSQFTLE; the protein is encoded by the exons ATGTGGAACTCCCTGTTTGGAAAAag CTCTGGGGAGCCGATCCCAACTGCACTGGAGGTgacgtttcaattaaatggaaaacagGTTACGg TTGGAAGTGAGATAAAGGAAGGGACGTCGTTGAACACGTACATCCGCGATGTGGCCAAACTCAAGGGGACCAAGTTCATGTGCAACGAGGGAGGATGCGGGGCGTGCGTTGTTGCGGCAACCATCACACACCCTATCACTGCAGAAAAGCAAACCCTGTCCGTCAactca TGTCTGGTGCCGGTCTTCGCGTGCCACGGATGGGAAATCAGGACGGTTGAgggcattggcaacaagcgcGATGGATACCACCAGGCGCAAGCCAACCTGGCCAAATTCAATGGCACCCAGTGTGGATACTGCTCACCCGGAATGGTCATGAATATGTACAG tttattgGCCGACGGGAAGACTCCAACAATGGCCGAAGTTGAGAACTCTTTTGGGGGCAACATCTGCCGCTGTACAGGCTACCGTTCCATTCTGGACGCCTTCAAGGCCCTCGCGTCAGACGCTACTCCCTTGATGAAACAGCAGTGCGCCGACATCGAA gatttgaacaaaatttgctcGAAAACTGGAAAAATCTGCTCCGGCTCGTGCAAAAAGGAGACATTCGAGGAGGTCAAGCACAAGTCTGTCAAGGTGCCAGCGGCCAACTGGTACAAGGTGGCATCGCTTGACGAACTCTTCTCGGTTATCGGCTCGCTCGGCGCGACCGTTTACCAGTTGTCGGCCGGCAACACGGCTGAAGGCGTCTACCGCCACTACAACCGCAAGTTTGACGCCCGCATCGACGTCAAAGATGTGCCCGAGCTGCGCACCATTTCCACTTCTGGAGGATATACCGTCGGCGCCAACGTGACTCTGACAGAGGCGATAGCCACGTTCCGCACGCAAGCCAACACCGCTGGCTTTGAGTACCTCGCAAAACTCGCCGAGCACCTTGATCTGGTTGCCAACACACCAGTCAGAAAC GTCGGAACGCTTGCAGGGAACCTTATGCTCAAGAGAGACGAACCTGGGTTTCCTTCAGacattttcgtaattttggaAGCTGTCGGTGCCACGCTGAACATCC TGTCCAACCCAACGACCTCTGAGAACGTCAACCTGATCGATTTTCTCGGAAAGGAGATGGCTGGAAAAGTGATCCAAAACATTTCGTTCCCAACGTTCGACAACAATCACCACTTCAGGACTTTCAAg GTAATGCCCCGGAAGCAAAATGCTCACGCATACGTTAGTGCTGGATTTTGTATCCACGTCTCAGACACGACCAACTGGACCGTCGACCAACAGCCCCGCATCGTCTACTGTGGCATCAATCCGGACTTt CATCACGCAACCAACACGGAGAACTACCTGATGGGAAAAAACCTACTGGACCCAGCCACCGTCCAAGGGGCAATCAGCACCCTGGCAGCCGAGCTGCAGCCCGACAACCAACTGATCGACGCTAGCCCCGAGTTCAGGAAGCAGGTCGCCCAGGGTGTCTTTTACAAGTTCCTTCTCGGCCTTGATCCAAGCAGG GTTGCTGCAAACAAGCGTTCCGGCGCCGACAATCTGGTGCGTCCGCTGTCCTCAGGAAAGCAGGACTTTGAGACAAACCCTAATGTTTACCCACTGAACGAGCCAATTCCCAAGCTGGAGGCGTACGCGCAAACTGCCGGCGAGGCCGAGTACACCAACGATATTTACGAGCGGCCCGGTGAGCTGCACGGCGCCTTTGTGCTCACAAAGCAAGCCACGGGCACAATCGCCTCGATCGACGCATCAACCGCTCTTGCCACAGAAGGCGTCGTTGCATTCTTTCAAGCGTCTGACGTGCCTGGAAGCAATAATTTCGCACCACCCAGCATGTTCTTCCCGGAGGTGGAAGAG GTCTTTTGCAGTGGAAAAGTGGAGTACGCTGGTCAAGTTGTTGGCTTGATTGTTGCAACTAGCAGAACCACGGCAATTCTGGGCGCTGGACTGGTCAGCGTCACATACGCGAAAACCGAAAAGCCGGTGCTCTCGGTCAAGGATGTCACGAAAGTGGTTAATGACCGAATGAAAGTAGTCAAGAAGAAAGACGAGCAAAAAGAGAAGGACAAAG taagaaaagaaattataGTGAAAGCTGGAATTGTGTTCAATGGCACTTTTGAGATCGGCTCCCAATACCACATGCACATGGAGACTCAAACGTGCTTGGTGGTGCCAACTGAGGACGGTCTTGATGTCTACAGCGCGACCCAGTGGATGGACCACGTGCAGCAAGTAATCGCGGAGTTCCTAAATATCAAAGAGAGCTC AATCAACATAACAGTTCGTCGACTCGGTGGAGCATATGGTGGAAAAATCACGCGTCCTGCTCTCGTCGCTGCTGCGTGCGCCCTGGCCGCAGACAAACTCGGAAAGCCTGTCAGAATTGTCATGAGCCTGGGAAGCAACATGGAAGTGTTCGGCAAAAGATTCCCTTACGTCAACAACTATGAA GTCGGAGTGGACAACGTTACAGGAAAGATAGCATACATCAACTCCACGTGCCAAATGGACTGCGGCTACACGGTAAACGAATCGCCTGGTTATGACGTGCCCAAGTTTTTCCAAAACTGCTACGAATCGACCAATTTCAACATGCAAGTGGAAGCAATCAAGACAGACAAGGCAACCAATGCTGCCTGCCGCGGCCCAGGCACCACCGAAGGGGTGGCTTTCATCGAGGAGATCATGGAGCACGTATCCAGGGTGCTCAAAATGGACCCACTTCAGGTGCGCCTGAACAACATGCCCCAGATGGACACCCCGCTGCCTGCCATGATTGAAGACCTCAAGACATCGGCCGACTACGACAACCGCAAGGCCAACGTCCAAGCCTTTAATGCG GCGAATCGGTGGAAGAAGCGAGGAATGGCCATTGTGCCCATGCAGTACCGCTTCCCCTGCGCAGGAAACTTCAGCGCCATGGTTTCCATTTACCACGGCGATGGCTCAGTCGCGATTTCGCACGGCGGAATCGAGATGGGACAGGGCATGAATACCAAg GTCGCTCAAGTCGCTGCACACACCCTGAAAATTCCCCTTTCAAAAATATCCGTCAAACCAAGCAACAATGTGGTGGCAAACAATGGAATGGTGACCGGAGGTAGCGTTGGCAGTGAAAACGTTTCATAC GCTGCCATGAAGAGCTGTCAGAAGTTGCTGGAGCGTCTTGATGCAGTCAGACAGGGCATGGAAGGAGATCCCACCTGGGAACAGGTCGTGGCGGAGGCGTACGCTCAAACTGTTGAGTTGAACGCAACCCATAT GTTCACACCTGGCCAGGAGCTGTCCGAGTACAATATTTGGGGGGCCACCATTGCCGAGGTGGAGGTTGACATTCTAACCGGAGAACGCCAGGTTCTAAGGGTCGACCTGATTGAGGATGTTGGCCAGAGTTTGAGCCCGTGGGTCGACGTTGGCCAGATCGAAGGCGCCTTCGTCATGGGCATGGGCTACTGGCTCTCCGAGGAGCTCAAGTACGACCCTGACTCAGGTCGTCTTCTGAACACTCGCACTTGG AACTACAAAGTGCCTGGTGCCAAGGATATCCCTGCTGATTTCAGGATCAATTTCAGAAAGAATGCCGCAAACCCCAATGGACTTTACAATTCCAAAG CGACTGGTGAACCCGCTTTGAACATGACCATCGTTTGCTACTTCGCACTCAGGGACGCTCTGGACTCAGCACGCAAGGATGCTGGCAGCACAGAAGATTACTACGaaatca AGCTTCCGGCAACGGTCGAGACCATTGCGGTTTCCAGTTTGACAGACCCCAGCCAATTTACTTTGGAGTAA
- the LOC135936733 gene encoding xanthine dehydrogenase-like, with product MWNYLFSGDTSQETNMASEVTLTINGKSITVGNEVLATTTLSSYLRENLKLTGTKVNCNEGICGACTVVAKIEHPVSKTKETFSINSCLVPILNCHGWEITTIEGVGNRKDDYHPVQKQLAEKNATQCGFCSPGFAMNMFSLLADEKKPTMQQVEDAFGGNICRCTGYRSILEAYKAMASDAPAITRRQCADIEDLEKICSKSGKPCSGECKKVTAQPIKMQLGAENWRKVVTTTELFAAFAEIGEDSYKLVAGNTSEGVYRSQSVVHYIDIKDIPDLRQVSAGVENFKLGASSTLTEAARALRTQASTAGFKYLNEIANHWENIANLPIRNIGTIAGNLSMKKEHPEFASDVFTLLEAVGAQLQILTGVEKREVVSLPGFLNYSMKKRVLESVLFPALDDATHRLRTFHVLPRTQSSVSYVNAAFLVRLSSATSWDVAEKPRIVFGGIRASFIHATATENLLVSKNILDPVVASQAISVLNSEVRPDEVLPGAGVNYRRKLAVGLFYKFLLGLDPNQVDPRYKSGAEVLTRELSSSKQDFETNDSVFPLNQPISKVEALAQCAGEIEYIDDIPTRPGELHAAFVLTKQATGAIVKYNTDEAAKVPGYLNFYSAADLDGAPNSFTPTDVYSSFLDDEEIFCSKEVKYAGQPVGIVVAETRAAAVQAAELVVIEYEANAPKPVLDMMEVIKMTRDRVVVVEKNDENPPKSANTVKGTFEIGHQYPLYMENLSSIVVPHDGGYDVYPSTQWMDLDQNVVARTVGVPANKVTVYVKRIGGGFGGKQSRSSMVSAACALAAKKHNRAVRLVLPLTTNMEVTSKRFGQRNEYEVGFDNTGKIEYVTMHVIQDSGCSRNESPMGIFVAFFESCYGSEGYKIQPQEVLTNKASNGPIRGPGPIEGIAFHDEIMERIAKHLKKDPLEVKLVNMQKLDSPLPNLINEIKSKAEYDKRKQEVEAYNQMNRWKKRGLAITPMRYPFMLWNHLTSTVSIYQGDGSVSIAHGGIEMGQGLNTKITQVAAHILKLPIDQISVKTSNSITGANNGISGGSIISEGVSYATMKACQTLLDRLEPVRATMENPTWLELIREAYNRNVNLSAQGLFSKDVPDVKDYNIWCVCISEVEVDVLTGERQIRRVDLLEDVGQSLSPLIDIGQIEGAFIMGLGYWLSEELTYDEAGRLRENRLWNYVPPGPKDIPVDFRVYLRRNAPNPLGVLGSKTTGEPAICLSVNVWFALRNALEAARVDAGGPNDYFDMKQPATLEHIHESSLTEPMQFKLK from the exons ATGtggaattatttgttttctgg AGACACATCTCAAGAGACGAACATGGCCAGCGAGGTGACGCTGACTATCAATGGGAAATCCATAACAG TCGGCAATGAGGTTTTGGCGACCACCACCCTGAGCTCATATCTTCGCGAGAACCTCAAGCTAACCGGCACCAAAGTCAACTGCAATGAAGGCATTTGCGGCGCGTGCACTGTCGTTGCAAAAATCGAGCACCCGGTCTCGAAAACTAAGGAgacattttcaattaactcg TGTTTAGTCCCGATTCTGAACTGCCATGGCTGGGAAATCACAACGATTGAGGGCGTTGGCAATAGGAAGGATGACTACCATCCCGTGCAGAAGCAACTGGCCGAGAAGAACGCCACCCAGTGCGGATTCTGCTCACCTGGATTCGCAATGAACATGTTCAG cCTGTTGGCTGACGAGAAGAAGCCTACAATGCAGCAGGTAGAGGATGCCTTCGGAGGCAACATTTGTCGCTGTACCGGCTACAGGTCCATTCTGGAAGCATACAAGGCCATGGCTAGCGACGCTCCTGCAATCACCAGGAGGCAATGCGCCGATATCGAg gatttggaaaaaatttgctcGAAAAGTGGAAAACCGTGCTCTGGAGAGTGCAAGAAGGTTACGGCACAGCCGATCAAAATGCAGTTGGGCGCGGAAAACTGGAGGAAAGTCGTCACAACGACAGAATTGTTCGCGGCCTTTGCAGAAATTGGCGAAGATAGCTACAAACTGGTCGCAGGAAATACGTCGGAag GCGTGTACCGCTCGCAAAGCGTGGTGCACTACATCGACATCAAAGACATCCCTGACCTGCGCCAGGTGTCCGCAGGtgtcgaaaatttcaaactgggGGCGAGTTCAACTTTGACTGAAGCGGCCCGCGCGTTGAGGACGCAGGCGAGCACCGCAGGGTTCAAGTACTTGAACGAAATTGCCAATCACTGGGAAAATATCGCAAATCTGCCAATCAGGAAT ATTGGCACTATTGCCGGCAACTTGAGCATGAAAAAGGAGCACCCCGAGTTTGCATCTGATGTTTTCACTCTTTTGGAGGCTGTTGGAGCTCAGCTGCAAATTT tgaCTGGAGTGGAAAAGCGCGAAGTAGTGTCGCTGCCTGGCTTCCTGAACTACAGCATGAAGAAGCGAGTGCTCGAGAGCGTGCTGTTCCCGGCGCTGGACGACGCCACGCACCGCCTACGCACGTTCCACGTGCTGCCGCGCACGCAGAGCAGCGTGAGCTATGTGAATGCCGCCTTCCTCGTCCGACTGAGCAGCGCGACGTCGTGGGACGTGGCTGAAAAGCCGCGCATCGTCTTTGGCGGCATCCGCGCCTCCTTCATCCACGCCACGGCCACCGAGAACCTGCTCGTCAGCAAGAACATCCTCGATCCGGTCGTCGCGTCGCAGGCCATCAGCGTCCTCAACTCGGAGGTCAGGCCCGACGAGGTACTCCCGGGCGCTGGCGTCAACTACAGGAGGAAGCTGGCCGTCGGCCTCTTCTACAAGTTCCTCCTTGGCCTCGATCCCAACCAG gtCGATCCGAGGTACAAATCTGGTGCGGAAGTGCTCACGCGGGAACTGTCCTCGTCTAAGCAAGATTTCGAGACTAACGATAGCGTTTTCCCCTTGAACCAGCCGATCAGTAAAGTCGAGGCTTTAGCCCAATGCGCgg GAGAAATTGAGTACATTGACGACATTCCTACAAGGCCAGGCGAACTTCACGCTGCTTTCGTCCTAACGAAGCAAGCAACAGGAGCTATTGTTAAATACAACACTGACGAAGCAGCt AAAGTGCCCGGCTATCTGAACTTCTACTCTGCCGCCGATTTGGATGGAGCCCCAAATTCGTTCACCCCAACAGATGTTTACTCGAGTTTCCTCGACGACGaagaa aTCTTCTGTAGCAAAGAAGTGAAATACGCGGGGCAGCCAGTTGGCATTGTGGTAGCCGAGACAAGGGCTGCCGCGGTGCAGGCGGCTGAGCTGGTTGTCATCGAATATGAGGCCAATGCTCCAAAACCGGTGCTTGACATGATGGAAGTCATCAAAATGACCAGAGACCGAGTGGTTGTCGTGGAAAAGAATGACGAGAATCCTCCAAAAT CCGCTAATACGGTCAAAGGGACTTTCGAGATCGGACACCAGTACCCGTTGTACATGGAGAACTTGTCGAGCATAGTGGTGCCGCACGACGGCGGCTACGACGTCTACCCTTCCACCCAGTGGATGGACCTGGACCAAAACGTCGTTGCTCGAACTGTTGGCGTACCAGCCAACAA GGTCACCGTGTATGTGAAGCGAATTGGTGGTGGATTCGGCGGCAAGCAGTCGCGATCGAGCATGGTGTCAGCAGCGTGCGCCCTAGCCGCCAAAAAGCACAACAGGGCTGTGCGTCTCGTCTTGCCCCTGACAACCAACATGGAAGTCACCAGCAAGAGATTTGGCCAGCGCAACGAATATGAG GTGGGTTTCGACAATACGGGCAAAATCGAGTATGTGACAATGCACGTAATCCAAGACAGTGGCTGCTCGCGAAACGAGTCGCCCATGGGAATTTTTGTGGCTTTCTTCGAAAGCTGCTACGGAAGTGAAGGGTACAAAATCCAGCCACAAGAAGTGCTGACTAACAAGGCTTCCAACGGACCTATTAGAGGACCAG GACCAATTGAGGGAATTGCCTTTCACGACGAAATCATGGAGCGAATTGCAAAGCACCTTAAAAAGGACCCGCTGGAGGTGAAACTGGTGAACATGCAGAAATTGGACAGCCCCCTGCCAAATCTGATAAATGAAATCAAGAGCAAGGCAGAATACGACAAAAGGAAGCAAGAGGTCGAAGCTTACAACCAG ATGAATCGATGGAAGAAGCGAGGCCTCGCTATCACGCCGATGAGGTACCCTTTCATGTTGTGGAACCACCTGACCTCGACCGTTTCCATCTACCAAGGTGATGGATCAGTTTCCATTGCGCACGGAGGAATCGAAATGGGCCAAGGACTAAACACCAAG atAACCCAAGTGGCAGCACACATTCTCAAATTGCCGATTGATCAGATTTCGGTGAAAACTAGCAACAGCATCACTGGTGCCAACAATGGAATTTCAGGAGGTAGCATCATTAGTGAAGGCGTTTCATAT GCAACAATGAAAGCTTGTCAGACTCTGCTGGATCGGCTAGAACCTGTGAGGGCGACCATGGAAAACCCCACATGGCTGGAGCTAATCCGCGAGGCTTACAATAGAAACGTCAACCTGAGCGCCCAAGGACt CTTTTCCAAGGATGTACCAGACGTGAAAGACTACAACATCTGGTGTGTCTGCATCTCCGAGGTTGAGGTCGATGTGCTGACCGGTGAGAGACAG ATCCGCCGGGTTGATTTGCTGGAGGACGTTGGCCAAAGTTTGAGCCCACTCATAGACATCGGGCAAATTGAGGGCGCATTCATCATGGGACTTGGCTACTGGCTTTCAGAAGAATTGACCTATGATGAGGCTGGAAGACTCAGGGAAAATCGGCTCTGG AATTATGTTCCTCCTGGACCTAAAGATATTCCAGTGGACTTCCGCGTGTACCTACGAAGGAACGCGCCCAACCCACTGGGTGTTCTCGGATCCAAAA ccacTGGGGAGCCTGCTATTTGCTTGAGCGTGAACGTGTGGTTTGCACTTCGGAACGCTTTGGAAGCGGCCAGGGTGGACGCCGGCGGACCAAACGACTACTTTGATATGA aGCAACCAGCTACACTGGAGCACATACATGAATCGTCATTGACGGAGCCTATGCAGTTCAAACTGAAATGA
- the LOC135936545 gene encoding mini-chromosome maintenance complex-binding protein — protein MKNAALECVQSWNADFVENNLKDCLEKLSDYETWQKVSLYSATHSHHYKEGQLVRIQGMIQDMHNPEYYVSKYTVCNKATGTKTVRSGKYKDVMRVEPGESARCAKDGKDARERQNLFCIPIPALNKWALDIHKQNVALPEIHAEFGQSQGVKRKEMDEDHNDEEMVCEDSFKEVKKTEVRIENVAPTSSASENQSPQNLDDIKNFSFPVKNVEGQPFYLKVYEYDQSTVMNSMVEVVGFLSADPAISYVEDDMEESGKKLPASLIPRLHVVCLKNVEHCNPLLPSFNFSSDAALAFANAQAAVCDLKIIFTPLLLGDKLAVDFLICNLLSKVFVRKDVTQLGHLSLNLHEVPKMTGYVEKFYSILEQLVTKSHYFPLTIEVLNSTPFVPKKDYTCDKLRSGLLQLSQGTFLVFDETKMTVGQLLDLGTKNVMALKSFLERQEVEYDFQFYATPFQTDLSIIIFSERKSLFECDARVPLESDPEAVKALEASFEAAVLYLRNDEVTTRIRRFLTAAQLANYEIPEIVQTRVQEDFVEMRQRDKNFTGDDLHIVLNLARLLTLSTGAQALTAEIWKQACAMEGARRARL, from the exons ATGAAAAACGCAGCTTTAGAATGCG TTCAATCCTGGAATGCAGATTTCGTTGAAAACAATCTCAAGGATTGCTTAGAAAAACTGAGTGACTATGAAACCTGGCAAAAG GTAAGTCTTTACTCGGCCACGCATTCACACCATTACAAGGAAGGTCAGCTGGTCAGGATTCAGGGCATGATCCAGGATATGCACAACCCTGAGTACTATGTCTCCAAATATACAGTCTGCAACAAGGCCACTGGGACCAAAACCGTGCGATCCGGCAAATACAAGGACGTAATGAGAGTTGAG CCTGGAGAAAGCGCCAGGTGTGCCAAAGATGGCAAGGACGCTAGAGAACGACAGAACCTTTTCTGCATCCCTATTCCTGCCTTGAACAAGTGGGCGCTTGAC ATACACAAGCAAAATGTTGCTTTGCCGGAAATCCATGCGGAATTCGGCCAAAGCCAAGGGGTGAAAAGGAAGGAAATGGATGAGGATCACAATGATGAAGAAATGGTATGCGAAGATAGCTTCAAGGAGGTGAAGAAAACTGAAGTCAGGATTGAAAATGTGGCGCCCACCAGCAGTGCAAGTGAAAACCAGTCCCCTCAGAACTTGGACGACATCAAGAATTTCAGTTTCCCTGTCAAAAACGTAGAGGGCCAGCCGTTTTACCTCAAA GTCTACGAATACGATCAGTCAACTGTGATGAACAGCATGGTGGAGGTGGTGGGTTTCTTATCAGCCGACCCAGCTATATCCTACGTGGAGGACGACATGGAGGAGAGCGGGAAGAAGCTCCCGGCCTCCTTGATTCCCCGCTTGCATGTAGTCTGCCTAAAGAATGTGGAGCACTGCAATCCTCTGCTTCCCTCTTTCAACTTCTCATCTG ATGCAGCGCTTGCTTTTGCAAATGCCCAGGCAGCGGTGTGCGACCTCAAGATTATTTTCACACCTTTGCTGTTGGGGGACAAGCTTGCTGTCGACTTTCTTATTTGCAATCTGCTATCCAAAGT GTTTGTGAGGAAAGATGTGACTCAGTTAGGTCACTTATCTCTCAACCTTCATGAGGTGCCAAAAATGACTGGATATGTGGAGAAATTTTACAGCATTCTTGAACAGCTGGTGACAAAATCACACTACTTTCCCCTCACAATTGAAGTGCTCAACTCGACGCCTTTCGTTCCCAA GAAGGACTACACATGTGACAAACTGAGAAGCGGCCTTCTGCAGCTATCCCAGGGAACGTTTTTGGTGTTTGATGAGACTAAAATGACTGTTGGTCAACTCCTTGACTTGG GAACTAAAAACGTGATGGCTCTGAAGAGCTTTCTGGAGCGCCAAGAGGTGGAAtacgattttcaattttacgcGACGCCTTTCCAAACTGATTTGTCaatcataatattttctgaaaggAAATCCCTGTTTGAA TGTGATGCGCGGGTTCCACTTGAGAGCGACCCTGAAGCTGTGAAGGCGTTGGAGGCCTCGTTTGAAGCGGCTGTTTTGTACCTCAGGAATGACGAAGTCACCACCAGAATCAGGCGTTTCTTGACCGCCGCGCAGCTGGCCAATTATGAGATTCCGGAGATTGTTCAAACG AGAGTTCAAGAAGACTTTGTCGAAATGCGCCAGAGGGACAAAAACTTCACTGGCGATGATTTGCATATTGTGCTGAACTTGGCCAG GTTGCTAACCCTGAGCACTGGAGCACAAGCGCTGACTGCTGAAATCTGGAAGCAAGCATGCGCCATGGAAGGGGCGAGGAGGGCGCGACTTTAA